One Venenivibrio stagnispumantis genomic region harbors:
- a CDS encoding 2,3,4,5-tetrahydropyridine-2,6-dicarboxylate N-succinyltransferase, translating into MEELKQLIIEAWNNRDLLKEKKYKDAVRETIDLLDNGKIRVAEKINGEWIVNEWIKQAILLYFPIQEMQVMEVGPFEYYDKIPLKKNYKERGVRVVPPATARYGSYIEPGAILMPSYVNIGAYVGSGTMVDTWATVGSCAQVGKNVHLSGGVGLGGVLEPPSARPVIIEDNCFIGSRCIIVEGVIVEEEAVLGANVVITASTRIIDVSGDEPVEYRGRVPARSVVVPGTITKKFPAGEYGIQCALIIGKRKESTDKKTSLNEALREFNVSV; encoded by the coding sequence TGGAATAACAGAGATTTATTAAAAGAGAAAAAATATAAAGATGCTGTAAGAGAAACCATTGATTTATTGGACAATGGTAAAATTAGGGTTGCTGAAAAGATAAATGGAGAATGGATTGTAAATGAATGGATTAAACAGGCTATTTTGCTTTATTTTCCTATTCAAGAAATGCAAGTTATGGAAGTTGGGCCATTTGAATATTATGACAAAATACCTTTAAAGAAAAATTATAAAGAAAGAGGTGTAAGAGTTGTTCCTCCGGCTACTGCCAGATATGGTAGCTATATAGAACCGGGAGCAATACTTATGCCATCTTATGTAAATATAGGTGCTTATGTAGGCTCCGGAACTATGGTAGATACTTGGGCGACCGTTGGTTCTTGTGCTCAGGTTGGTAAAAATGTTCATCTTTCTGGTGGAGTTGGACTTGGCGGAGTTTTAGAGCCTCCTTCTGCAAGACCGGTAATTATAGAAGATAACTGCTTTATCGGTTCAAGATGTATCATTGTAGAAGGAGTAATTGTAGAAGAGGAAGCAGTCCTTGGTGCAAATGTAGTAATTACTGCTTCAACAAGAATAATAGATGTATCCGGTGATGAGCCGGTAGAATATAGAGGAAGAGTGCCGGCAAGAAGTGTAGTAGTTCCTGGAACAATAACCAAAAAATTCCCTGCCGGAGAATATGGCATCCAATGTGCTTTAATCATAGGAAAAAGAAAAGAATCAACAGATAAGAAAACATCTTTAAATGAAGCTCTTAGAGAATTTAATGTAAGTGTGTGA
- the purT gene encoding formate-dependent phosphoribosylglycinamide formyltransferase, producing MRIGTPLSYNATKILLLGSGELGKEFVIEAMRLCLEVIAVDNYQFAPAAQVAHKSYIIDMKNPNQIKNIVYREKPDFIVPEIEAIDTDILVELEKEGFNVVPCAKAVKYTMNRIGIRRLAAEEVGLKTSKYAFASDIDTYRQKIKEIGLPAVVKPVMSSSGKGQSVVKTEEDIDKAWYYAQENARGKGSEVIIEEFINFDYEITLLTVRTKNQGTLFCEPIGHIQVEGDYWESWQPHPMSEIALNKAKDIAKKITDALGGYGIFGCEMFVKGDEVWFNEISPRPHDTGMVTLISQNMSEFEIHLRAILGLPINIKLLSPSASYCFHAKSYSVAPYYEGLAEALAIPDTKVRIFGKPTTRPKRRMGVALATADTIEEARAKAKKVAQTIKVIEE from the coding sequence ATGAGAATAGGAACACCTCTTAGTTACAATGCTACAAAGATTTTACTTCTTGGTAGTGGGGAACTTGGAAAAGAGTTTGTTATAGAAGCTATGAGGCTTTGCCTTGAAGTTATAGCAGTAGATAATTACCAATTTGCACCGGCAGCTCAGGTTGCTCATAAATCTTATATTATAGATATGAAAAATCCAAATCAGATAAAAAATATAGTATATAGAGAAAAACCGGATTTTATAGTGCCGGAAATAGAAGCAATAGATACTGATATATTAGTTGAGCTTGAAAAAGAAGGATTTAATGTAGTTCCCTGTGCAAAGGCAGTAAAATATACAATGAACAGAATAGGTATAAGAAGACTTGCAGCAGAAGAGGTAGGACTCAAAACATCAAAATATGCATTTGCATCTGATATAGATACATATAGACAAAAAATAAAAGAAATAGGATTGCCGGCAGTTGTAAAACCGGTTATGAGTTCTTCCGGAAAAGGACAATCTGTAGTAAAAACGGAAGAAGATATAGATAAAGCTTGGTATTATGCTCAAGAAAATGCAAGAGGAAAAGGTTCAGAAGTAATAATAGAAGAATTTATAAATTTTGATTATGAGATAACTCTATTGACAGTAAGAACAAAAAATCAAGGAACTTTATTTTGCGAACCAATAGGGCATATACAGGTAGAAGGTGATTATTGGGAAAGCTGGCAACCTCATCCTATGAGTGAAATAGCTTTAAATAAAGCAAAAGATATAGCAAAAAAAATTACAGATGCCCTTGGAGGATATGGTATTTTTGGATGTGAGATGTTTGTAAAAGGAGATGAAGTTTGGTTTAATGAAATATCTCCAAGACCTCATGATACCGGAATGGTAACATTAATATCTCAAAATATGTCTGAATTTGAAATACATTTAAGAGCTATATTAGGACTTCCGATAAATATTAAATTGCTTTCTCCTTCTGCTTCTTATTGTTTCCATGCTAAAAGCTACTCTGTAGCCCCTTATTATGAAGGTTTAGCAGAAGCTTTAGCTATACCGGATACAAAAGTAAGAATCTTTGGGAAACCGACAACAAGACCGAAAAGAAGAATGGGTGTAGCCCTTGCAACAGCAGACACAATAGAAGAAGCAAGAGCAAAAGCTAAAAAAGTAGCTCAAACTATAAAAGTAATAGAAGAATAA
- a CDS encoding UbiA-like polyprenyltransferase yields the protein MENFLKKIKAYLEVIKFSHTIFALPFGLSAIFILEKGFPSFYKLFWITIAIIAGRTAGMAFNRFFDLPFDKLNPRTKNWSSVTGAIKDYELLILGVLSSIVLIFSAYMLNKLAFLLSPVALFFLILYPLGKRFTNFVHLLLGIVYFLIPIAVSIALKGNVEPSMVFLGLGMAFWVSGFDILYALQDIEFDRKYGIHSIPAKFGVKKSLIFARFFHFLTFLFIILTGIYADMGKIYFIGVFILSTFLLYEHLLIKENDLSKINKAFFTINGYISIFYFIFVIFDVYLKL from the coding sequence TTAGTCATACGATTTTTGCGTTGCCTTTTGGGTTATCTGCTATCTTTATTTTAGAAAAAGGTTTTCCATCTTTTTATAAATTATTTTGGATAACTATTGCTATTATTGCCGGTAGAACTGCCGGAATGGCTTTTAATAGATTTTTTGATTTACCTTTTGATAAGTTAAATCCAAGAACAAAAAATTGGTCATCTGTTACCGGTGCAATAAAGGATTATGAACTTTTAATTCTTGGTGTTTTATCTTCTATTGTTTTGATTTTTTCTGCTTATATGCTAAATAAGTTAGCTTTTTTACTTTCACCGGTTGCTTTATTTTTTCTTATTTTATATCCACTTGGAAAAAGATTTACTAATTTTGTCCATCTTTTACTTGGAATTGTTTATTTTTTAATTCCAATAGCTGTTTCTATTGCTTTAAAAGGTAATGTAGAGCCTTCTATGGTATTCTTAGGACTTGGAATGGCTTTTTGGGTTTCCGGTTTTGATATTCTTTATGCTCTACAGGATATAGAATTTGATAGAAAATATGGCATTCATTCTATACCGGCAAAATTTGGTGTTAAAAAATCTTTGATATTTGCAAGATTTTTTCATTTTTTAACATTTTTATTTATAATTTTAACCGGAATTTATGCAGATATGGGTAAAATATATTTTATTGGAGTGTTTATTTTATCTACATTTTTATTATATGAACATCTTTTAATAAAAGAAAATGATTTATCAAAAATAAATAAAGCATTTTTTACCATAAACGGATATATTAGCATTTTCTACTTTATATTTGTAATTTTTGATGTGTATTTAAAACTATAG